The Enhydrobacter sp. sequence AGGCCGAGCACGGCATGCATGTGCAGGCTCGCCTTGCCGTCGTCGCCGACAGCGATGTCGCCCAGAAGGCTCAAGCCCTCGCACTGCTCGTCGACGACGACCGGCCGATATTCCTTCTTCTGGACGTCGAACCAGCCGACCGTCGCTCGCTCGAAAGCGCCGAGCGCCGTCAGCGATGCGGCCTTCAACGAGGCGCGGGTCGCGAATTCGGCAATCTCGCCGAACGCTTCCGCGCCGCTGTCGAGCACGAGGACGAAGGTCCGTTCGCCGGCGTTTTGCCAGACCAGTTTCGACTTCATGACCCGCTCCCGGCAAAGTTGACCCGATTGGCAACGGCCGGCGGCGCGGTCCCGTTGCCAGGCAGAGGCCTTGAACAAAGTGCAAAGCGCCTGCATGTTCATGGTTGCCATCCATGAGCGCCCGCCAGCCCGCCGCGATCATCATCGCTATCGTTGCCTGCCTCGCCGGCTGCGCCACACCGGGCAGCATCGGGGGCACGGACTACGCGCCGGAGTACGACTACAGCGAGTTCTATGCCGTCGCCAACGGCAAGACTTTCCGCGTCGAGGTCTCGGGCAATCCGTTTCCGGCCCTGTCGCAGGAAGAGGTGGAGCGCCGTCTCCTGCCGGTCATGCAGGCTAACAAGCCGCAGCCCGATCTCACCTTCACCTACGCCAAGCCCGCGGAGGAGCCGCGCCCCGACTATCGGCTGATGATGGTCTTCAATCCCGCCAACGACCTGACTGCCGCGCGCGTCTGCGCCGGCCAGATCCGCCACAAGCCGCGGCCGACACGGCCCTTCGATCTTTTCGCCGTCTATTGCCGCAACGACCTCGCCCTGTCGCAGAGCACCGCCTGGACGCCGGCAACGGGCCCGGAAGATCCGCGCGTGGGCCAGCTCCTCGGCCATCTCTTCAACGTCCTGTTCAACCCGTTCGAGCGCCCGCAGCCGCCGCCTTTCCCCTTCATCATCCTTCGGAAATAGCATGCCAGCGGCATGACGATGGCGCGGCCGAACAGGCCGTAAGCGGACGAGCGAAGCCCGCCGGGCCAGGATGCCCGGCGGGCTCTTTGCGCCGACGCAGCTACCGGACCATCACCTGGCCGGACGGCTCCAGGACAACGGCGACCTCGATACCGTTCTTCACGGCGCGACCTCTCCAGGTCCCGTCGGTATGGTGGCTGAGGCCTTTCACGTTGGTGAAGCCCGCCGCCTCGATCTGGGCGCGGGCGCCGGCCATGCCGGCCGTCGCATTTGGCGAGTCCAGAGCGCCCGGACGGGCCGTGCCCGTGGTCGACGGCGGAAGGGCTCCGCTCCCCGTTCCTGGATAGGATGTACCCGGCGGGGCATTGGTCGCCCCTGGCTCCATCGGAGCATTCTGCGCATGGGCAGCGGCCGAAAGGCCGAGGATCGCGACCGCTGCGATCAGGGTCGATTTCATCGTCATCATTTTCTCCTCTCAGCGATGCATCTCCTTGGAATGACGGTCACGGGGCCCGAGTTGCGGGTCGGCCGAGACGGCTTGTCCCGAAAAATTGGACCGCAGAACGCAACCTTTCGAGGCGGCATCTCGGGGCGCCGTGACCGAAGCATCGATTGCAACCGCGCCGCCGCACGGCACGTTCGCTCTGCATGGTTGTCGGAGGAAAGCAGATGCCGACGAAGAAGCCGCCGCACGACAAGAACGCGTCGGCGGGCCGCTACAGCGGCAGCGATCAGCAGGATGTTCCGGACTATGGCCATGCCGGCCACAAGCAGGGCCGCGCCGGCAAGGCCCATCCGGAACAGGCGCGCAGGCCGTGGCAAGGCCGACCGCAGGACCGCGAGGGACAGTACGGCTATCGCCGCGACCAGGGTGCGCATGGCCGGAAGGTCGACGGCGAATCGGCGACGTCGGAAGCGAAATACGAAGGCCGGTCCGCCGGACCGCAACGGCAGGACGCCGACCGGTGGGCCGACGTGCGCCCGGTATGGAAGGGATGGAAAGGCCGATAAAGCGCGAGGATCGCCGCGACCCGCAGAGCCTCCTCAGTCGGCCGCCTTCGTCGCCTCCTGTCGTGCGAGCCACTCCTTCATGGCTTCCTCCATGGTCATGAAGACGGCGCCGCCCGCCGCCAGCTTCTTGATCAGTCGCTCCAGCATCATCATGCGGTGGCCGCGGCCGATCACATGCGGATGGAAGGTGTAGGTGAGTATGCCGAACTCCGGGTTGACCTCGGTCATGTAGGTGAAGTCGTCGACGAAATTCTCCAGTACGCCACCCGCGTTCATCAGGCCGGCCTGGATGGAGCCGTTGGGATTGCGCATGTACTCGAAGTGTGGATAGTCGTCGAGCGACCAGCTTATCGGCATCTCGACCAGGCGCGTCGCGCGCCCGCGCACGAACGGCTGCTTCAGCTCGACCACGTCGCCCTGGCGCGCGAAATAGCAGTCGTAGTCGTGGCCCATCAACGAGCTGTCGTATTGGATGCCGTGCTTCAACAGAAGCTCGATCGAGTGGGGTGAGAGATCCCAGGCGGGGGAGCGGTAGCCGCGCGCGAACCGGCCGCTGACGCGCCTGATCGACTCGTTGCCGCGCACGATCTCCTCTTCCTCCTCCTCGCGCGACAGCGCCACCGGCAGGCGGTGCGTCCAGCCGTGATGGGCAAGCTCGTGGCCCGCTTCGACATAGGGCATCACCGCATGAGGCGAGCTGTCGATCGTGTGTCCCGGCGTGAAAAAGGTCGCCTTGATGCCGTACTTCGCGAGGAGAGCGACCAGCCGCGGGATGACCACGATGTCGTATTCGCCACGCGATACCGCCGTCGGCGTCGTTTGTCCCCGGGCGATGAACCCCGACAGATGATCGTGGTCGAACGTCAGACAGACGATGTGACGGGCCATGGGACGCTCCCTCGAAGTTGTGCAACCATATCCAACCGACGACGGCCGGTCATCCGGGGAGGTTTGTCGATGTTGGTGCTTCATCATGCCTGGCGTTCGAGCGCATCGCGCCGCGTCCGCCTTTGCCTGGCGGAAAAAGGTCTCGCCTACGAGAGCCACGTCGTCGACATGGAGAAGCTGGAGCACCATTCGCCGGCCTATCTGAAGATCAATCCCAACGGCGTCGTGCCGGCGCTGATCCTGGATGACGGCCGCGCCCTCCACGAAAGCGGCACGATCTGCGAATATCTGGACGAGGTCCATCCGGATCCACCCTTGCGCCCGTCGGATCCTTATCAACGCGCCGTCATGCGCAACTGGATCCGCCATGTCGACGGGCTGATCGGCAACCTCATCGTCTTCAACTGGGTCCATTCGCTGGCCAAGGTGGCCGCTCAATGGTCCGACGAGGAGCTGGCCGAAAGGCTCAAAAAAGTGCCGAGCAAGGAACGCCAGGAAGCCTGGTATCGCGCCGCCCGCAAGCCCTACACCGAGGAGGAGCGCGCCGAGGCGCGGCGCAAGCTCGTGCTGCTGCTCGACAGGATGGAGGAGATGATCGGGCAAGGCCGCTGGCTGGTTGGCGACGCCTACTCGATCGCCGATATCGCCGTGGTCCCCTTCGTGAAGCGCATCGACGAGGAGATCGCGCCTGACGAGATGCAGGCCTCCCGCCACCCTCGCGTGGCGGCATGGTGGGCGGCGGTCCAGGCGCGGCCGGCATTCACCGACGCCCGGATCGGCCCGTTCACGCCGGCTTGAGCAGGAAGGGCTTGGCCTGGGCGTCGTAGTCGGGATAGCCCAGCGTCGTGCGCAGCTCGGCCGGCGGCAGCGCCAGCTTCGTTTCCGATTCTCCCGCCGCGATGGCCGCAAGGCCTGCCTTCATGCCGGCCACGGCCGGCGACAGCATCCCGGTCGGGAAGGTGCCGATCTTGAAGCCGAGCGCCGCCGCCTCCTTCTGCGACGGCGTCGCCCGCGGCGCGCCCGGCGACAGGACGACGAAGGACGGCCTGCCTTTCGCGGCCGCCACGGCGCGCTTGATCTCGCCCTCGTCGGCAGGCGAATCGAGGAACAGGATGTCGGCGCCCTCCTCGACATACATCTCGATGCGCGCCACCGCCTCGTCGATGCCTTGCGTCGGCCGGCAGTCGGTGCGCGCCAGCACGAGGATGCCGGACTCCTTCGCCGCCGCGACGGCGGCACGGATCTTCATGCGCGCCTCCTCGCGCGGCAGGCAAGGCTTGCCCGCCGCCGTGAGCGCGCGCGGCGTGATCTTGTCCTCGATCAGCACGGCGGCCGCCCCGGCGCGGCCATAGGCGCGCACCGTGCGCTGCACGTTCATCGCGTTGCCATAACCGTGATCGCCGTCGGCCAGCACCAGCAGGTCGGGTGCCGCGCCATGCACCATGTTGAACGAGTCGAACATCTCGCCGAACGAGATCAGGTCGAGATCGGGTCCGCCCAGCCGGCTCGCCGCCACGCAGGAACCGGAGAGGAAGGCCGTCTTGAACCCCGCACTCACCGCAAGCCTGGCGCTGAGCCCGTCCCAGACCGCCGGCATCGCGACGAAGCCCGGCTGGGCGAGAAGAGCACGCAATCGGTCGGCAGCCGTCATGTCGGTATCCTCGGAGATTTCCGCCGGACGATAGGCCGCCGTCGCGCAAAAGGCCAAGCACTTGACCGCTCCCGCGCCTCTCCGCATCGTCTGTCAAAATAGAAGCGATCGGGAGGGCGACACCCAATGACAGGCAGCGCGGCGAGGCTCGATTGGACGCCGTCGGCGAACCTTCCCCGGACGCACACGTCCTTTGCGGGCGTGAGCTATGAGGAGATGGTCGGTCGCGCGCGCGATCTCGCGCCCAAGATCGCGGCCCGCGCCGAGGCCTGCGAGAAGCTGCGCCGGATGCCCGACGAGACCGAGCGCGAGCTTCACGCCACCGGCCTGTTCCGCATCGCCCAGCCCGCCCGCGTCGGCGGCGCCGAGCTCGATGTCGGCATCTTCGTCGATGTCTGCGCCGCGGTCGCCCGCGTGTGCCCCTCGACGGCGTGGAACATCGGCAATCTCGCCAGCCATCACTGGATGCTGGGCTACTTCCCACCCGAGACGCAGGCCGAGCTGTGGGACGTGTCGACCGATGTCCTGATCGCGACGTCGCTGGTCTTTCCGGCCGGGCGCGGCCGCAAGGTGGAGGGCGGCTACGAGATCTCGGGCCGCTGGCCGCTGTCGTCGGGCGTCGACAACTCCGACTGGAATCTGCTCGCCTTCATGGTGCGCGAACGCGATGACGGACCGCCGGTCGACCAGCGTCTGGCCCTGATCCATCGCTCGCAGTACGAGATCGTCGACACCTGGCATGCGGCGGGGCTGTGCGGTACCGGCTCGAAGGATGTCGCGATCGAGAGCCTGTTCGTGCCCGAGCGCCGGACGATCACGGCCTGGGCGATGAACGGCAAGCCGCACCCCGGATCGTCGGTGAACGACACGCCGCTCTTCCGCTTGCCGCTGCTGGCGCTCGGTCCCTACGTCCTGTCGGGGGTCATGCTGGGCTGCGCCGAGGGCGCCTACGAGACGACGGTGGGAGCGGCGCGCAAGCGCAATGCGACGATGACCGGCCTTCCGGTCGCCGCCAGCCAGCCGATCCAGATCAAGGTCGCCGAAGCGGCAGCCCGCATCGACGCCGCGAAACTCCTGATGCAAGACGCTTGCCGCCATGCCATGGCCATGGCGCGGGCGGGACGCGAACCCGTCCACGAGGACAAGGTGCGCTATCGGCGCGACGCCTTCTTCTCGGTGCGGCTCTGCCTCGAGGCCGTCGACATCCTGATGGGCATCGCCGGCTCCGGAGGCCTCTACCTCAGCAGCAACATGCAGCGCCTGTTCCGCGATGCGCACGCGGCCAACGCCCACGTGATGTTCTCGCCCGACGTGCAGGGCAGCCTGTTCGGCCAGCACGCGCTCGGCCTTGCCGGGCCGCCACCGCTTCTCTGACCGCCGTTGTCACGCGTGCTTTCGGAAGGCTAGGATCGAGGCAACCATAAAGGGAGGGAACGACATGCTGATCGAGCGTCGCAGGTTTGGGAAGCTGGCTGCGGCCGGCGCGGTTGCGGGCGTCGCCGGCGCCGCCCGCGCCGACACCAAGCCGTTCACCATCGGCTTCGGCATGGCGCTGACGGGCAGCCTCGCCCCCAACGGCAAGTCCGCGCTGCTCGGCATGCAGATCTGGGAGGAGGATATCAACGCCCGCGGCGGCCTGCTCGGCCGGCCGGTGAAGCTCGTCTACTACGACGACGCATCCACCCCTTCCAATGTTCCCGGCCTCTACACCAAGCTTCTCGACGTCGACAAGGTCGACATCGTCACCAGCGGCTACGCCACCAACATGATCGCGCCGGCCATGCCGGTCGTGATGCAGCATCAGCGGACGTTCTTCGCGCTGCTGGGACTGGCGGTGAACTCGGAGTTCCACTATCCACGCTACTTCTCGATCACGCCGACCGGCGGTCCCAACCCGAAGCGGGCTTTCTCCGATGCCTTCTTCGCCGTCGCCATGGAGCAGAATCCCAAGCCGCGGACGCTCGCCATCACCGGCGCCGACGCCGAATTTCCGCGCAACGCGCTCGACGGCGTGCGGGCCACGGCCAAGGAACTCAAGCTCAAGATCGTCTACGACAAGACCTACCCGCCGAATACCGCCGACTACACGCCGGTGGTGCGCGCCGTCGCCGCCACCAATCCGGACATCTACTTCTCGGCCTCCTATCCGGCCGACACGGTGGGCATCATCCGGGCCGCCCACGAGGTCGGCTTCAAGCCCAAGATGTTCGGCGGCGGCATGGTCGGTCTGCAGGCGACCGCCATCAAGACGCAGCTCGGCCCGCTTCTGAACGGCATCATCACCTACGATTTCTGGCTGCCTTGGGCGGGCTTCGCGACCGACGAGGGACGCGCACTCATCAAGAAATATCAGACGAGATCGGCTGCCGCCGGCGTCGACCTTCTCGGCTACTACATGCCGCCGTTCGGCTACGCCATGCTGCAGGTCGTCGAACAGACGGTCAAAGCGACCGGCGGCACGGATGACGACAAGCTCGCCGAGTACGCCCGCAAGACCACTTTCAAGACGGTTGCGGGCGACATCAAATTCAACCCCGACGGCGAGTGGGCCGAATCGCAGGTCATGGCGGTGCAGTTCCAGGGCGTCTCCGGCAACGGTGTCGACCAGTTCCGCGAGCCCAAGACCGAAGTGATCCTGTGGCCGAAGAAGTACGCCACGGGCAAGATCGTCTATCCCTACGACCCGTCGAAATAGACGGCTGCCCCCACGCCTCGTGGGGCCGCCTTTGTCTTTGCCCTACGGGTAGCCGACTGCCCTGCGGCCAATTTGCCGCCGCAACGCCTCGCCTCCGGTCTTCGTTAATGACTGACCGGAAGGTAATTTACAGGGATGACGCGGCAACTTTCCCGACCCGTACCCCAACGACGGCGGCGCAAGGCGGCGCGGCCGGGCGAAATCGCGGCGGCGGCGCTCGCCTGCTTCGCCGAGCGCGGTTTTGCCGCCACGCGCCTCGAGGAGGTCGCCCGAAGAGCCGGCGTCACCAAGGGAACGCTCTATCTCTACTTTCCCAACAAGGAGGAGCTGTTCAAGGCGGTGGTGCGCCAGGCGATCGTGCCCAACCTTGTGAGCGGCGAAGCCCTGATCGCGCGGACGGACGCCGCGGCGCCAGCGGTCCTGGAGGAGCTTCTCGTCAACTGGTCGAAGGTGATGGCCACCTCCGCCAGCGCCATCCCCAAGATCGTGCTGGCCGAGGCGGGCAACTTCCCGGACATGGCGCGGTTCTATCTCGAGGAGGTCGTTCACCGCGGCCTCCGCCTGTTTGCCCGCGTGCTGCAGACCGGCATCGAACGCGGCGAATTCCGGCCGATGGATATCGAAAGCACGACCCGTTGCATCGTGGCGCCGCTGATCCTCGGCATGCTCTGGCGGCACTCGTTCGAGCAGCACGAAGAGCGTCCGCTGGACGTGGCCGCGCTGCGCAATGCGCTCCTGCAACTCCTGTCGCAGGGCCTCGCGCCCGGCGACCGTCGCGCCTTTTGAGGAAATCGGCAAATGCCCCCCTATGAGTCCGATTCGCCGGAGCGGCCGCCCGCTTCCGACGCCACCGCCCTCGCCGAGCCGCCGCTTCCAAGGCTGAAGCGATCTCGGCGCCGCCGGTTGCCCGTGCTGCTGCTGGCCGTCGCCATCGCTGCGGCCGTGGTGGGCGCCTTCGCATGGTGGCTCGAGGCGCGCCAATGGGAGTCGACGGACGATGCCTTCATCGATGTCCATATGGTGCATGTCGCACCGCAGGTCGCCGGCCGCGTGGCGCGCGTGCTGGTCGACGACAATCAGCGCGTGAAGCCGGGCGATGTCCTGGTCGAGATCGATCCCGCCGACTTCCAGGCGAGCCTCGACCAGGCGCTCGCCAGCCAGGCGAATGCCGCCGCGGATCTCGCCCGGGCCAAGGCGCAGCAGGAAGTCGACGGGGCCAATGCCGAACAGTCGCTCGCCCAGATCGGGGTTGCCGAGGCCAATGCGAAGGTCGCCGAGATCCAACTCAAGCGCGACCGCGCGCAAGCGGCGGCAAAGGCGATCTCCAGCCAGCAGCTCGACAACTCGATCGCCAATGCGCAGAGCTCGGCGGCCAGCCTGGTTGCGGCGCAGAAGAAGCATGCCTCCGACGAGGCGCTGCTTGCGGTCGCGGCCAGCCAGGTCGCCGCCGCCAAGGCAAGCCTGGAAGGGGCGACGGCCCAGGTGGCGCAGGCGCGCCTCAATCTCTCCTACACCAGGATCGTCGCCCCCGAGGCCGGTCGCATCGCGCACAAGAACGTGGCACCGGGCGACTATGTGCAGACTGGACAGAACCTCATGGCGCTGGTGCCGCTGAAGGTCTGGATCACCGCCAACTTCAAGGAGACGCAGCTCGACCTGATGCGCGTCGGGCAGCCGGTGGAGATCCAGGTGGACGCCTATCCCGATCAGGTCTTCAAAGGTCACGTGGACAGCTTCCAGCCGGGCAGCGGCGCCGCCTTCAGCCTGCTGCCGCCGGAGAACGCGACCGGCAACTACGTCAAGGTCGTGCAGCGCGTGCCGGTCAAGATCGTGTTCGATGATCCGCCCGACCTGCCGCGGCCGCTCGGTCCCGGCATGTCCGTCGTGCCCAGCGTCAAGGTGAGGTAGGCGCGATGGCGGACCAGACCGCCGCGGCGGCGCAAGATCCACCAAGGGCGCGCTCCTGGATCATCGCGCCTGTCGTCGGGCTGGCCGCCTTCATGGAAGTCCTCGACATTTCGATCGCCAACGTCGCCCTGCAGCACATTGCCGGCAACCTGTCGGCGAGCCAGGACCAGTCGACCTGGGTCCTGACTTCCTATCTCGCCGCCAACGCCATCGTCCTGCCGATGAGCGGCTGGCTCGCCTCCACCATCGGGCGCAGGCGCTACTTCCTGGGCTGCATCATCGGCTTCAGCATCACCTCGCTGTTTTGCGGTCTGGCCCCCAACCTCGAGCTCCTGATCCTGGCGCGGGCGCTGCAGGGCGCGACCGGCGGCGGGCTGCAACCCAATGCCCAGGCGATCCTGGCCGATGCCTTTCCACCGCACAAACGCGGACAGGCGTTCGCCGCCTTCGGGGTCGCCGTCATCGTGGCGCCCGTAATCGGGCCGACCGTGGGCGGCTGGATCACGGACAGCTTCTCCTGGCGCTGGGTATTCCTGTTGAACGTGCCGGTGGGCGTGATCGTGTCGCTGCTCGCCGCGCGGGTGGTCTTCGATCCGCCGGAACGGACGGCGGCCCGCAAGGCGCAGCTCGCCCGCGGGCTGCGCTTCGACTATGCCGGCTTCGCGCTCCTAGTCGTCGGCATGTGCTCGCTCCAGGTCGTGCTCGACAAGGGGCAGCAGAACGACTGGTGGGCGTCCTCCCTCATTCTCTATCTCAGCCTGGCCGCCGCCGTCAGCCTCGTCACCTTCGTCGTCTGGGAGCTCCGCCGTCCGGATCCGGTCGTCGACCTGCGCCTGCTCGCGACGCCTAACTTCGCCATCGGCAACCTCCTGATGTTCATGCTGGGCTTCATCCTGAACAGCAGCACGGTCCTGTTGCCCCAGTTCGTGCAGGCCCTGATGGGCTATACCGCCACCGACGCCGGCCTGGTTCTCTCGCCCGGCGGACTGGCCGCGATGCTGATGATGCCGGTCATCGGCAACCTTGTGGCGCGGGTGGACGCTCGCTGGCTGATCGCCTTCGGCCTCACGGTCTGCTCGTTCGGCCTGTTCCACATGACGCGCTTCTATCTCGACGTCGACTACGACACCTTCGCCTGGGCGCGCATCTACCAGTCGATCGGGCTGGCTTTCCTCTTCATCCCGATCAACACGGTCGCCTATATCGGCGTGCCGCCGCAGAAGAACAACGACGCCTCGGCGATCATCAACATGATGCGCAATCTCGGCGGCAGCTTCGGCATCTCGCTCGCCACCACCCTGCTCGCGCGGCGCCAGCAATACCACCAGAGCGTCCTGATCGAGCATGTCGGGCCCTACAGCAGCCAGTACAGCGAAACCATCCATCGGATGCAGCAGATGTTTCAGGTGCAATCGGGCAGCGCCGTCGATGCGCTCCACCGGGCGCAGGCCCTGCTCTATGCCACAGTACAGAAGCAGGCGGCGCTGCTGTCCTATATCGACACCTTCTGGATCCTGGCCGCGGGGTTCATGGCGCTGGTGCCGCTCATCTTCCTGCTGCGCAAGCCGAAGGTCGGCGCCGGTGCGCCGCCGGTCCATTGACACGGAGGTCGAGCTACGCCCCGAGGTAGAACTCGCGGATCAGCTCGTTGTTGTTCAGTGCCTCCGCCGACTCGCCTTCGAAGGCGATGCGGCCGTGGACGATCACGTAGCCGCGGTCGGCGATGCGCACGGCCTGGGTGAAATTCTGCTCGGCCATCAGCACGGTGAGATTGAAGCCTTCCTTCAGCTCCTTGATCTTGTCGATGGTGCGGCGCACCAGCAGCGGCGCCAGCCCCACCGACGGTTCGTCGATCAGCAGGATCCGCGGCGACGACATCAGCGCGCGCGCCAGCGCCAGCATCTGCTGCTCGCCGCCGCTCATGCTGCCGGCAAGCTGGCGCGCCCGCTCCTTCAGCCGGGGAAACGTCTCGAAGCAGAAGTCGAGGTTGCGCGCGATGGCCGAGCGCGCGGTCGGCCGGTAGGCGCCCAGCAGCAGGTTCTCGGTCACCGTCTGCTTGGGGAACAGGCGCCGCCCTTCGGGCACGAAGGCGATGCCGAGGTCGACGATCTCCTCGGTCGATCGGCCGACCAGTTCGTGCGCCGTCCCGTCGATCGTCGCCGTGATCCGCCCGGCCGACGGCCGCACGATGCCCATGATCGACTTCATGAGCGTCGACTTGCCATTGCCGTTGGTGCCGAGCAGCGCCACCGTCTCGCCGCCGCCGACGCTCAGCGACACGTCCTCCAGCACGCGGACGGCGCCGTAGCCTGCGTCGACATTGGCGAGGGCGAGGCTATTCGCCAAGGTAGGCCTTCACGACTTCGGCGTCGCGCACGACATCGGTCGGCGGACCGTCGGCGATCTTGCGTCCCGCGACCAGCACGGCGAGCCGCTGCGAGAACTGCATGACGGCCCGCATGATGTGCTCGATCATGATCACCGTCACGCCCTGGCCGTTCAGCCGCAGCAGCAGCGCGATGATGTCGTCGACCTCGGCATGCGACAGGCCGGCCATGACCTCGTCGGCGAACAGGAGCTTGGGCTCGGACGCCATGGCGCGCGCGAGCTCGAGCTTGCGCATCTCGATCTGGGTGAGATCGCGCGGCAGGCGATGCGCCTTGTCGGCAAGCCCCACCTCCGCCAGCAGCTCGCGGCATCGCATGTCGATCGCCGGGCCGGCAATGCCGCCGGTGCCGCGTGCGTTCGCGGCATAGAGGATGGGAATGCGCAGGTTCTCGGCGAGCGACAGGGTGGCAAACGGCCGCGGCAACTGGAAGCTGCGGGCAAGCCCGCCACGCGTGCGCTCATGCGCCGTCGTTCCCTCCATCGCCCGGCCGGCGAAGCGCACGCTGCCGAGGTCGTGCCGCAGCGTCCCGCAGATGCAGTTCACCAGCGTCGACTTGCCCGAGCCGTTGGGACCGATCAAGCCAACCCGCTCTCCCTCCTGCACGTCGAGGTCGATTCCCTGCAGGGCCGTGAAGCCGCCGAAGCGCTTGCCGAGGCCCGCAACCTGCAGGAGCGGCGTCATCGCCGTCTCCGGAACAGGCCGACGATGCCTTCGGGGGCGATGATCACGAACATCACCAGCAGCACGCCGGCCACCAGCACGTTCACCGCCGAGGAGATGGTCACCCTTATATATTCCTGCAGCCCACCCACCAGGATCGCGCCCACGACCGGTCCCATCCAGCTCGACGTCCCGCCGATCAGCGGCATTGCGATGGCATTGACGGCGTAGTTCAGGCTGAAGCCGGAGGCGGGGTCGAGATAGGTCACGTAAAAGGGCAGCGGCGCGCCGGCCATGCCCATGAAGCCGCCGGAGAGCGCGGTCGCGATCAGCTTGAGCCGAAGCGTCGGCACGCCCGAGGCTTCCGCCGCCGTCTCGTCGTCGCGGATCGCTGCGAAGCCGTAGCCCAGCGCCGAATGCTCGATGGCGCGCGCCGTCGCCAGCACAACCACGCACAGCGCGAGCATGAGCAGGAACAGATACTGGATGTAGTCGCCGCCGATCAGCGGCGCGACCCGCGGCCGCAACA is a genomic window containing:
- a CDS encoding DHA2 family efflux MFS transporter permease subunit; this translates as MADQTAAAAQDPPRARSWIIAPVVGLAAFMEVLDISIANVALQHIAGNLSASQDQSTWVLTSYLAANAIVLPMSGWLASTIGRRRYFLGCIIGFSITSLFCGLAPNLELLILARALQGATGGGLQPNAQAILADAFPPHKRGQAFAAFGVAVIVAPVIGPTVGGWITDSFSWRWVFLLNVPVGVIVSLLAARVVFDPPERTAARKAQLARGLRFDYAGFALLVVGMCSLQVVLDKGQQNDWWASSLILYLSLAAAVSLVTFVVWELRRPDPVVDLRLLATPNFAIGNLLMFMLGFILNSSTVLLPQFVQALMGYTATDAGLVLSPGGLAAMLMMPVIGNLVARVDARWLIAFGLTVCSFGLFHMTRFYLDVDYDTFAWARIYQSIGLAFLFIPINTVAYIGVPPQKNNDASAIINMMRNLGGSFGISLATTLLARRQQYHQSVLIEHVGPYSSQYSETIHRMQQMFQVQSGSAVDALHRAQALLYATVQKQAALLSYIDTFWILAAGFMALVPLIFLLRKPKVGAGAPPVH
- a CDS encoding ABC transporter ATP-binding protein: MANSLALANVDAGYGAVRVLEDVSLSVGGGETVALLGTNGNGKSTLMKSIMGIVRPSAGRITATIDGTAHELVGRSTEEIVDLGIAFVPEGRRLFPKQTVTENLLLGAYRPTARSAIARNLDFCFETFPRLKERARQLAGSMSGGEQQMLALARALMSSPRILLIDEPSVGLAPLLVRRTIDKIKELKEGFNLTVLMAEQNFTQAVRIADRGYVIVHGRIAFEGESAEALNNNELIREFYLGA
- a CDS encoding ABC transporter ATP-binding protein — its product is MTPLLQVAGLGKRFGGFTALQGIDLDVQEGERVGLIGPNGSGKSTLVNCICGTLRHDLGSVRFAGRAMEGTTAHERTRGGLARSFQLPRPFATLSLAENLRIPILYAANARGTGGIAGPAIDMRCRELLAEVGLADKAHRLPRDLTQIEMRKLELARAMASEPKLLFADEVMAGLSHAEVDDIIALLLRLNGQGVTVIMIEHIMRAVMQFSQRLAVLVAGRKIADGPPTDVVRDAEVVKAYLGE
- a CDS encoding branched-chain amino acid ABC transporter permease, which gives rise to MPFVLALVCIGAALFAGGRWLNVSYAFFAAYVVVQYIVLGTAWNILGGYTGYVNFGITAFFALGAYSSVVLYKLVPHLPLPVMMLVGGIVAGLVGLGTGYLTLRLRGVFFSIATLALAVVVQTLMTNWDFVGGARGAYVLRPRVAPLIGGDYIQYLFLLMLALCVVVLATARAIEHSALGYGFAAIRDDETAAEASGVPTLRLKLIATALSGGFMGMAGAPLPFYVTYLDPASGFSLNYAVNAIAMPLIGGTSSWMGPVVGAILVGGLQEYIRVTISSAVNVLVAGVLLVMFVIIAPEGIVGLFRRRR